Proteins co-encoded in one Campylobacter concisus genomic window:
- a CDS encoding phosphatidylglycerophosphate synthase, which produces MNELENLKEIGIKEISRKTHIEPTFLQYIFDKNFEKLSRLNIRGYAKILQREYDVDLSELLAEYDAFMQENTPDESHKTKVTPKISSYTPKDITIQKQSGSGGIGFLFWLIILAIIAGGAYHFDAYKYIENFLSFLNDENKSVSYSQSSIVNEVKKNIIDTNITISQNSPKIEANASDLKISAPVEQNVATSPASMEQNAVKPSMAAQPAPKIEQNITKPLNEAVITPKQRVWIGIINLENGQKISNDTSKSININLDQRQLVVCGNGNIELKIGDKVTKYNPSRPARFLVENGEMKFVSYDEFVELNKGKSW; this is translated from the coding sequence ATGAATGAATTAGAGAATTTAAAAGAGATAGGTATAAAGGAAATTTCACGTAAAACGCATATTGAGCCTACATTTTTACAATATATTTTTGATAAAAATTTTGAAAAATTATCACGTTTAAATATTAGGGGCTATGCCAAGATTTTGCAACGTGAATATGATGTTGATTTGAGCGAGTTGCTCGCTGAATATGATGCCTTTATGCAAGAAAATACTCCAGATGAGAGTCACAAAACTAAAGTTACTCCAAAAATTTCTTCTTACACTCCAAAAGATATTACCATACAAAAACAAAGCGGTAGTGGCGGCATTGGATTTTTATTTTGGCTCATCATTTTAGCTATTATCGCTGGTGGGGCATATCATTTTGATGCTTACAAATATATCGAGAATTTTTTATCGTTTTTAAATGATGAGAATAAAAGCGTGAGCTATTCTCAGTCAAGCATAGTAAATGAGGTGAAGAAAAATATCATTGATACAAATATCACCATCTCTCAAAATAGCCCTAAAATAGAAGCAAACGCATCAGACTTGAAAATTTCAGCTCCAGTTGAACAAAATGTGGCAACAAGTCCTGCGAGCATGGAGCAAAATGCTGTAAAGCCAAGCATGGCAGCTCAGCCAGCTCCTAAGATAGAGCAAAACATTACAAAGCCACTAAATGAGGCGGTCATTACACCAAAACAACGTGTCTGGATAGGGATAATTAATCTTGAAAATGGTCAAAAAATATCAAACGACACAAGCAAAAGCATAAATATAAATTTAGACCAAAGGCAGCTCGTAGTTTGTGGAAATGGCAACATTGAGCTAAAGATCGGCGACAAGGTGACAAAATATAATCCAAGCCGTCCAGCTAGATTTTTAGTAGAAAATGGAGAGATGAAATTTGTGAGCTATGATGAGTTTGTAGAACTCAACAAGGGCAAATCTTGGTAA
- a CDS encoding 23S rRNA (guanosine(2251)-2'-O)-methyltransferase RlmB codes for MIIYGKQLFLHILNKRPQILEEIYLSKECDKKLFYKICGTGKKIIRVDNQKAQSLARGGNHQGFLANVSEFEFSDIAELKKLNFIAILYGISDVGNIGAIARSAYALGCEGLVIVAKSINMQGVLRSSSGAAYEIPIAIFEDGLSLLNELKQFGFKIYATASNGKNVKEMKFAGKRALVMGSEGEGIPQKALVKCDECIGIKLKEGWDSLNVSAAFAIICDRMIDE; via the coding sequence ATGATAATATACGGAAAACAACTATTTTTACATATTTTGAACAAGCGACCACAGATATTAGAAGAGATATATCTATCAAAAGAGTGTGACAAAAAACTCTTCTATAAAATTTGTGGTACGGGCAAAAAAATTATTCGCGTGGATAATCAAAAAGCACAGTCTTTAGCTCGCGGTGGAAACCATCAAGGTTTTTTAGCGAATGTTAGTGAATTTGAATTTTCAGACATTGCTGAGCTTAAAAAGCTAAATTTTATCGCTATTCTTTATGGTATAAGCGATGTTGGCAATATCGGTGCTATCGCTAGAAGTGCCTATGCTCTAGGCTGCGAAGGCCTTGTGATAGTGGCAAAAAGTATAAATATGCAAGGCGTTTTAAGATCAAGTAGCGGCGCTGCTTATGAGATACCAATAGCGATTTTTGAAGATGGGCTTAGTTTATTAAATGAACTAAAGCAATTTGGTTTTAAAATTTATGCAACCGCAAGTAATGGTAAAAACGTAAAAGAGATGAAGTTTGCCGGTAAAAGAGCTTTGGTGATGGGCTCAGAGGGCGAAGGCATACCACAAAAGGCTCTAGTAAAGTGTGATGAGTGTATTGGTATAAAGTTAAAAGAGGGCTGGGACTCCTTAAATGTAAGTGCAGCTTTTGCAATAATTTGTGACAGGATGATAGATGAATGA
- a CDS encoding rRNA (cytidine-2'-O-)-methyltransferase, with amino-acid sequence MLYFIPTPIGNLEDISLRAIRILRECEIAICEDTRVCKSLVNLLNERFDASINISKFIPLHTHNEDDFFTNLSDDFFSKNVAYMSDAGMPGISDPGVSLVRYAQKNNIKYEILSGANAALLSVVASGLCDKEFVFLGFLPNTGRDRSLAIQNALNLAYPAVIYESPKRILGLVQSIANLEPEREIFAIKEATKKFESKFKDSAKNLVQILEKANLSGEWAIVISKSDKTATQNITKDEILLLDLAPKVKAKLLNKITGEDVKKIYDELTKA; translated from the coding sequence TTGCTCTACTTTATTCCTACTCCAATAGGAAATTTAGAAGATATCTCGCTTCGTGCGATTAGAATTTTGCGTGAATGCGAGATAGCTATTTGCGAAGATACAAGAGTCTGTAAAAGTCTTGTAAACCTACTAAATGAACGCTTTGACGCAAGTATAAATATATCAAAATTTATCCCACTTCACACTCATAATGAAGATGACTTTTTCACAAATTTAAGTGATGATTTTTTTAGTAAAAATGTAGCTTACATGAGCGATGCTGGCATGCCAGGCATCAGCGATCCAGGCGTTAGTCTAGTAAGATACGCTCAAAAAAACAACATTAAATATGAAATTTTAAGTGGAGCAAATGCCGCACTTTTAAGTGTGGTTGCAAGTGGACTTTGTGATAAGGAATTTGTCTTTTTAGGATTTTTGCCAAATACTGGTAGAGATAGGTCTTTGGCCATCCAAAATGCTCTAAATTTGGCCTATCCAGCTGTGATCTATGAAAGTCCAAAACGCATACTAGGCTTAGTACAAAGTATCGCAAATCTAGAACCTGAGAGAGAAATTTTTGCCATAAAAGAGGCCACAAAAAAATTTGAGAGTAAGTTTAAAGATAGTGCTAAAAATTTAGTCCAAATTTTAGAAAAAGCAAATTTAAGTGGAGAGTGGGCGATTGTCATCTCAAAAAGTGACAAAACAGCCACTCAAAATATCACAAAAGATGAGATACTTTTGCTTGATCTTGCTCCAAAAGTAAAAGCAAAATTGCTTAACAAAATAACTGGAGAAGATGTAAAAAAGATATATGATGAACTTACGAAAGCTTAA
- a CDS encoding 50S ribosomal protein L31 — MKKDIHPEYVDCTVTCACGNTFKTKSNKSEIRIDICDKCHPFFTGSEKIVDSAGRVEKFKKKYAQK; from the coding sequence ATGAAAAAAGATATCCATCCAGAATACGTAGATTGCACTGTAACTTGTGCTTGCGGAAACACTTTTAAAACAAAGTCAAACAAAAGCGAGATCAGAATTGATATTTGCGACAAGTGCCACCCATTTTTCACAGGCAGCGAAAAGATAGTTGACAGTGCTGGCCGTGTTGAGAAATTTAAGAAAAAATACGCTCAAAAATAA
- a CDS encoding 16S rRNA (uracil(1498)-N(3))-methyltransferase, producing the protein MKFLYDKNAGNESLKIVNEAFLHLKARRMQAGERISVRNLRDFKEYIYEIDEIDRRSASLSLIFASSNSEQKIDFTIAWAIVDPKTIEKTLPFLNELGVGKIAFVYTKFSQANFKIDIERLNYINALSCEQCGRTSLMEFEVYKNLDELMSVYKNVSAINFGGKSLNEKKDDGLLIIGPEGGFSEDEMAKFKNSYCLNTKNTLRSQTAVISVAAKFLT; encoded by the coding sequence ATGAAATTTTTATATGATAAAAATGCAGGTAATGAAAGTTTAAAGATAGTAAATGAAGCTTTTTTGCACCTAAAAGCTAGAAGAATGCAAGCTGGTGAGCGAATAAGTGTTAGAAATTTACGAGATTTTAAAGAGTATATCTATGAAATTGATGAGATTGATAGGCGAAGTGCGAGCTTAAGCCTTATTTTTGCCAGCTCAAATAGCGAGCAAAAAATCGACTTTACGATCGCTTGGGCTATCGTTGATCCAAAGACGATAGAAAAGACATTGCCATTTTTAAATGAACTTGGCGTTGGCAAAATAGCTTTTGTCTATACTAAATTTTCTCAAGCAAATTTTAAGATAGATATTGAAAGGCTAAACTACATAAATGCTCTCTCTTGCGAGCAGTGCGGACGAACATCGCTAATGGAGTTTGAAGTTTATAAAAATTTGGACGAGCTAATGAGTGTGTATAAAAATGTCTCAGCTATAAATTTTGGTGGTAAAAGCTTAAATGAGAAAAAAGATGATGGGCTTTTAATAATCGGTCCAGAGGGTGGATTTAGCGAGGATGAGATGGCTAAATTTAAAAATAGCTACTGCTTAAATACTAAAAACACCTTAAGATCGCAGACTGCGGTTATCTCAGTGGCCGCAAAATTCCTGACTTAA
- a CDS encoding 6-carboxy-5,6,7,8-tetrahydropterin synthase: MIIRKLFRFENAHIVRFCSSKRCRTSIHGHSYVAEILLSSNFLDNAGMVYDFGLMKQNIKTIIDSFDHATTIFSGDNDEYKNDLKKHSARWIEIPLNPSAEQFCRIFFVMIERLLELSVMNNGEREVKLHSIIVHETDTGYAQCFKEDAVNAQMGEIKLDEIKFSDAIIEEWEDKNLFEKMKNRLKIEIPKDV, translated from the coding sequence ATGATTATTAGAAAGCTTTTTAGATTTGAAAATGCACATATTGTGAGATTTTGTAGCTCAAAGCGTTGTAGGACTAGCATCCACGGACACAGCTATGTGGCTGAAATTTTACTTAGCTCAAATTTTCTTGATAATGCCGGCATGGTCTATGACTTTGGCTTGATGAAGCAAAATATAAAAACGATCATTGATAGTTTTGATCACGCTACGACAATATTTTCAGGCGATAATGATGAGTATAAAAATGATCTAAAAAAGCACTCGGCAAGATGGATCGAGATCCCGCTAAATCCAAGTGCAGAGCAGTTTTGCCGCATATTTTTTGTTATGATAGAGCGACTGCTTGAACTTAGCGTGATGAATAACGGTGAGCGTGAAGTGAAGCTTCATAGTATTATCGTGCATGAGACTGATACTGGCTATGCGCAGTGCTTTAAAGAGGACGCCGTAAATGCGCAAATGGGCGAGATAAAGCTAGATGAGATCAAATTTTCAGACGCTATCATAGAAGAGTGGGAAGATAAAAATTTATTCGAGAAAATGAAAAATAGATTAAAAATAGAAATTCCAAAGGACGTTTGA
- a CDS encoding radical SAM protein, whose protein sequence is MSKELELVEAFLSIQGEGAYQGRLAIFLRFLGCNLNCSGFGVQTKSLKTGESLLGCDSIRAVFKGHFNYKIYSVDEILGIVDNLCKGLMQKPIIVLTGGEPLIWHENENFINLVKKLLEDYEVHFETNGTTLIDFAKYEIYKNCHFALGVKLANSGVSEQKRINLDAILAIKNNARSSFLKFVLSHFDKSELDEIINVKSQVDLPVWCMAMGADRAELSKNALKTAEFAIKYGFNYSERIHIRLWSDKEGV, encoded by the coding sequence ATGAGCAAAGAGCTAGAGCTAGTTGAGGCGTTTTTAAGCATCCAAGGCGAAGGAGCTTACCAAGGTAGACTCGCTATATTTTTACGCTTTTTAGGCTGCAACTTAAACTGCTCTGGCTTTGGCGTGCAAACAAAGTCTTTAAAAACTGGCGAAAGCTTACTAGGATGTGATAGCATAAGGGCTGTTTTTAAAGGGCATTTTAATTATAAAATTTATAGTGTAGATGAAATTTTAGGCATAGTTGATAACCTATGCAAAGGCTTAATGCAAAAACCGATCATTGTTTTAACCGGCGGCGAGCCGCTCATCTGGCATGAAAATGAAAATTTTATAAATTTGGTAAAGAAATTGCTTGAAGATTATGAAGTACATTTTGAGACAAATGGCACTACCTTAATTGATTTTGCTAAGTATGAAATTTATAAAAATTGCCATTTTGCACTCGGAGTAAAGCTAGCAAATAGCGGAGTTAGCGAGCAAAAACGCATAAATTTAGACGCTATTTTAGCTATTAAAAATAATGCAAGAAGTAGCTTTTTGAAATTTGTCCTCTCGCACTTTGACAAAAGCGAGTTAGACGAAATTATAAATGTAAAAAGTCAAGTGGATTTGCCAGTTTGGTGCATGGCGATGGGTGCAGATAGAGCAGAGCTTAGTAAAAATGCTTTAAAGACGGCAGAATTTGCCATAAAGTATGGATTTAACTACTCGGAGCGTATCCACATCAGGCTTTGGAGCGATAAAGAAGGTGTTTGA
- a CDS encoding cyclic pyranopterin phosphate synthase — protein sequence MLIDKYGRVVDYLRISVTQRCNFRCRYCMPTTPFSWTPRENLLTFEELFLFVKVAIDEGIKKIRITGGEPLVRKDLDVFIKMISDYNPDIDLALTTNGYMLSHFAKRLKDAGLKRINMSLDTLNEQKAKFIAQKSVLHEVLAGFEAAHDAGLKVKINTVALKGVNDDELINLLEFAKFRDSQIRFIEYMENSHAKDDLKGLSSDEILKIISQKYNVTKDRKLLNAPASIYRLDDGYKFGIIDPHKHDFCESCNRIRLSAEGLLIPCLYFEEALSIKKAVEKGDIVAASEILRQVLANKPKENKWAIGASNETSSRAFYQTGG from the coding sequence ATGCTAATTGATAAATATGGTCGGGTTGTTGATTATTTAAGGATTTCTGTAACTCAGCGTTGCAACTTTAGGTGTAGGTATTGCATGCCTACAACGCCATTTAGCTGGACGCCAAGGGAGAATTTATTAACCTTTGAAGAGCTATTTTTATTTGTAAAAGTGGCTATCGATGAAGGTATAAAAAAGATAAGAATCACTGGAGGCGAACCGCTTGTACGTAAGGACTTGGACGTTTTTATAAAGATGATAAGTGATTATAATCCAGACATCGATCTAGCACTTACTACAAATGGCTATATGCTTTCACACTTTGCCAAAAGACTAAAAGATGCTGGACTAAAGCGCATAAATATGTCGCTTGATACACTAAATGAGCAAAAGGCTAAATTTATCGCACAAAAAAGCGTCTTGCACGAAGTTTTAGCTGGCTTTGAAGCAGCTCATGATGCTGGATTAAAGGTAAAAATCAACACTGTCGCACTAAAAGGCGTAAATGATGATGAGCTTATAAATTTGCTTGAGTTTGCTAAATTTAGAGATTCTCAGATCAGATTTATTGAGTATATGGAAAATTCACACGCAAAAGATGATCTAAAAGGGCTAAGTAGCGATGAAATTTTAAAAATCATCTCACAAAAATATAATGTCACAAAAGATAGAAAACTACTAAATGCGCCTGCGTCTATTTATAGACTTGATGATGGTTATAAATTTGGTATCATTGATCCGCATAAGCACGACTTTTGCGAGAGTTGCAACCGTATCAGGCTAAGTGCCGAGGGGCTTTTGATACCTTGCCTTTACTTTGAAGAGGCTCTTAGCATCAAAAAAGCGGTTGAAAAAGGTGATATCGTAGCTGCAAGTGAAATTTTAAGGCAAGTACTAGCAAACAAGCCAAAAGAGAACAAATGGGCGATAGGTGCTAGCAATGAAACCTCTTCGCGTGCCTTTTATCAAACTGGTGGTTGA
- the ubiA gene encoding 4-hydroxybenzoate octaprenyltransferase (UbiA prenyltransferase family catalyzes the transfer of a prenyl group to various acceptors with hydrophobic ring structures in the biosynthesis of respiratory quinones, hemes, chlorophylls, vitamin E, and shikonin), with amino-acid sequence MEIYQMIEKLKIIAELIVFKHSVFALPFIFVAMIVASKIESGSAWFGLKLLILGTFCAVSARNFAMAFNRYKDEDIDKLNPRTASRPSVDGRIGRSNMQLFIAANAFIFIVCAYFINSLAFWLSFPILAVLGGYSLFKRFSELAHLVLGLSLGLAPIAGVVAVSAAIPLWSVLLCLGVTFWVAGFDLLYSLQDMKFDKENKLFSIPAIYGDKATLFLSAIFHALAFIFWLLFAWAAGLGAMAFFGILVSGVILFLEHRIVRRDFSKIDRAFFTLNGYLGILFFIFVWISVL; translated from the coding sequence ATGGAAATTTATCAAATGATAGAAAAATTAAAAATTATCGCTGAACTTATCGTTTTTAAGCATTCTGTTTTTGCTTTGCCTTTTATTTTTGTTGCTATGATAGTTGCTAGCAAGATAGAAAGTGGCTCGGCTTGGTTTGGCTTAAAACTGCTTATCTTAGGTACTTTTTGCGCTGTTAGTGCTAGAAATTTTGCTATGGCTTTTAATAGATACAAAGATGAAGATATCGATAAGCTAAATCCGCGAACTGCGAGCCGTCCAAGCGTTGATGGTCGTATCGGTAGAAGCAATATGCAGCTTTTTATTGCGGCAAATGCGTTTATTTTTATCGTATGCGCTTATTTTATAAATTCGCTCGCATTTTGGCTAAGTTTTCCTATTTTAGCTGTTCTTGGTGGATATTCGCTATTTAAGCGCTTTAGCGAGCTAGCACATCTGGTGCTTGGCCTTAGCTTAGGTCTTGCTCCCATTGCTGGCGTTGTCGCAGTGAGCGCTGCTATACCGCTTTGGAGCGTGCTGCTTTGCCTTGGTGTGACATTTTGGGTAGCTGGATTTGACTTGCTTTACTCGCTTCAAGATATGAAATTTGATAAAGAAAACAAGCTCTTTAGCATACCAGCTATTTATGGCGACAAGGCTACACTTTTTTTATCAGCCATTTTTCACGCTTTAGCTTTTATATTTTGGCTACTTTTTGCTTGGGCAGCTGGGCTTGGAGCGATGGCATTTTTTGGAATTTTAGTAAGTGGCGTTATTTTATTTCTTGAGCATAGGATCGTAAGACGCGACTTTAGCAAGATAGATAGAGCATTTTTTACGTTAAATGGCTATCTGGGAATTTTATTTTTTATCTTTGTTTGGATTAGCGTATTATGA
- a CDS encoding FAD-dependent oxidoreductase, which produces MGKVAIIGDSFSALFTAYELAKKGEEILIISSQKDDFTNGILAPFGTHALAKDGAISSSFMGLVSKKSELDISICLNENFRAWMTNFTLKSTKAHDKKMQILFSKFGKKSFEILRELNNKYPQINFDESGIYLLFSNDESFKKRLDEIKVAHSEQEILSVDKELANFGLINKNIKGAINLVKNASIDTNELKKALINELNSLGAKFINDEIYELKTQGQIVQKATGNNAEYEADNFVIASKNLELSNKLGTSLNAILAKFYTIDLSLNEGQIPKKPIILNDLFAKIYPTKNGVMIITNLQVGAIDTLVKTEKINAFLNELKIHLGISELKEPSFRANYVLLSSNDKPALGRDNIYSNLIYNQAYGLNELSFAPYFASVLASLIKDSKNNEENDEILLFSSFYEG; this is translated from the coding sequence ATGGGAAAAGTAGCGATTATTGGAGATAGTTTTAGTGCGTTATTTACGGCTTACGAATTAGCTAAAAAAGGTGAAGAAATTTTAATTATTAGCAGCCAAAAAGATGATTTTACAAATGGAATTTTAGCGCCTTTTGGCACACACGCTCTTGCAAAAGATGGAGCGATATCTAGCTCATTTATGGGGCTAGTTAGCAAAAAAAGCGAGCTTGATATAAGTATTTGCTTAAATGAAAATTTTAGAGCTTGGATGACAAATTTTACACTTAAATCAACCAAAGCTCACGACAAAAAGATGCAAATTTTGTTTTCAAAATTTGGTAAGAAAAGCTTTGAAATTTTAAGAGAGCTAAACAACAAATATCCGCAGATAAATTTCGATGAGAGCGGTATTTATCTACTTTTTAGCAATGACGAAAGCTTTAAAAAAAGGCTTGATGAGATAAAGGTTGCCCATAGCGAGCAAGAAATTTTAAGCGTAGATAAAGAGCTAGCAAATTTTGGGCTAATAAATAAAAATATAAAAGGCGCTATAAATTTAGTCAAAAACGCAAGTATTGACACAAATGAGCTAAAAAAAGCTTTGATAAATGAGCTAAATTCTCTTGGGGCAAAATTTATAAATGATGAAATTTATGAGCTAAAAACGCAGGGGCAAATAGTGCAAAAAGCTACCGGCAATAACGCCGAATATGAGGCCGATAACTTTGTGATAGCTTCAAAAAATTTAGAGCTTTCAAATAAACTAGGCACGAGCTTAAATGCGATTTTGGCTAAATTTTATACTATTGATCTTAGCCTAAATGAAGGGCAAATCCCTAAAAAACCAATCATTTTAAATGATCTATTTGCCAAAATTTATCCAACTAAAAATGGCGTTATGATTATTACAAATTTACAAGTCGGCGCTATCGATACGCTTGTTAAAACTGAAAAGATTAATGCATTTTTAAATGAACTAAAGATACATCTTGGTATAAGCGAGCTAAAAGAGCCTAGCTTTAGGGCAAACTACGTACTTCTTAGCTCAAACGATAAGCCAGCTCTTGGACGCGATAACATATATAGTAACTTGATCTATAACCAAGCTTATGGACTAAATGAACTTAGTTTTGCTCCGTATTTTGCCAGTGTTTTGGCTAGTCTTATAAAAGATAGCAAAAATAACGAGGAAAATGATGAAATTTTACTCTTTAGCTCGTTTTACGAGGGCTAG
- a CDS encoding tRNA (adenosine(37)-N6)-dimethylallyltransferase MiaA — translation MFKEFAIIGTTASGKSDLAFELAKELNGVILSLDSLALYKEIDIASAKPNKEQLEAIKHFGVDEIYPDEEFSVGAFFEIYKNAKGFARSQDCPLIITGGSGFYLKSMLSGLAPDVPKCELNLSNEEIYKLAIKIDPEFASKFSQNDSYRLEKWYQIYKFSNQIPSIWLRENTKESIIKELAIFEILWDKDELRERIKKRTKGMLEAGLIDEAKFLFDKYKSEPKPLKSIGLKECKQFLDKEISQNELEELIATHTAQLAKRQRTFNRSQFEKKFVGDLDQIRSEILKFLRE, via the coding sequence TTGTTTAAAGAATTTGCAATAATTGGCACCACAGCAAGTGGCAAGAGCGATCTTGCATTTGAGCTTGCAAAGGAGCTTAATGGCGTCATCTTAAGCCTTGATTCGCTTGCACTTTATAAAGAGATAGATATCGCCAGCGCAAAGCCAAATAAAGAGCAGCTTGAAGCCATAAAGCACTTTGGTGTAGATGAAATTTATCCTGATGAAGAATTTAGCGTTGGGGCATTTTTTGAAATTTATAAAAATGCAAAGGGTTTTGCACGCTCACAAGACTGCCCACTCATCATCACAGGAGGTAGCGGATTTTATCTAAAATCAATGCTTAGCGGACTTGCACCAGATGTGCCAAAATGTGAGCTAAATTTAAGCAATGAAGAAATTTATAAACTAGCTATAAAAATCGATCCTGAGTTTGCAAGTAAATTTAGCCAAAACGACTCTTATCGCCTCGAAAAGTGGTATCAAATTTATAAATTTAGTAACCAAATTCCAAGCATTTGGCTAAGAGAAAATACTAAAGAGAGCATCATAAAAGAGCTAGCGATATTTGAAATTTTATGGGATAAAGATGAGCTTAGAGAACGTATCAAGAAAAGAACAAAAGGCATGCTTGAAGCTGGGCTCATAGATGAGGCAAAATTTTTATTTGATAAATACAAAAGTGAGCCAAAACCACTAAAATCAATAGGTTTAAAAGAGTGCAAGCAATTTTTAGATAAAGAAATTTCTCAAAACGAGCTTGAAGAGCTCATAGCTACGCACACGGCTCAGTTAGCAAAACGCCAGCGAACCTTTAATCGCTCGCAGTTTGAAAAAAAATTCGTGGGTGATTTGGATCAAATTAGAAGTGAAATTCTAAAATTCTTAAGAGAATAA
- a CDS encoding iron-sulfur cluster assembly scaffold protein NifU: MAKNNLIGGSIWDEYSKVVQDRMNNPKFMGEITEEDAKKANAKLIVADFGAESCGDAVRLYWLVDEKTDKIIDAKFKSFGCGTAIASSDTMAELCIGKTVDEAVKITNLDVEKAMRDNPETPAVPPQKMHCSVMAYDVIKAAAASYKGIDPEHFEDEIIVCECARVSLGTIKEVIRLNDLHTVEEITQYTKAGAFCKSCVKPGGHEKREYYLVDILRDTRAEMEREKIEAQANAQANHTLGDITFENMTMVGQLKAVESVIDKEIRPMLEMDGGNLEILDIRNDNGENTDIYIRYLGACSGCASGSTGTLYAIENVLQESLSPKIRVMPI; the protein is encoded by the coding sequence ATGGCAAAGAATAATTTGATCGGAGGCTCTATCTGGGATGAGTATTCTAAGGTAGTGCAAGATAGGATGAATAATCCTAAATTTATGGGAGAGATAACCGAAGAAGATGCTAAAAAGGCAAACGCAAAGCTTATTGTGGCTGACTTTGGTGCAGAAAGCTGCGGTGATGCGGTTAGGCTATACTGGCTTGTTGACGAAAAGACAGACAAAATAATAGATGCTAAATTTAAAAGCTTTGGCTGTGGTACAGCGATAGCTAGCTCTGATACGATGGCTGAGCTTTGTATTGGCAAAACAGTTGATGAAGCAGTCAAGATCACAAACCTTGATGTCGAAAAGGCTATGCGCGACAATCCAGAAACGCCAGCAGTTCCACCTCAAAAGATGCACTGCTCCGTTATGGCGTATGATGTTATAAAAGCAGCAGCCGCAAGCTATAAAGGCATAGACCCAGAGCATTTTGAAGATGAGATCATCGTTTGCGAGTGTGCTAGGGTAAGCCTTGGTACGATAAAAGAAGTGATAAGACTAAATGACCTTCACACAGTTGAAGAGATCACGCAATACACCAAAGCTGGTGCATTTTGCAAGTCTTGCGTAAAGCCTGGTGGCCATGAAAAAAGAGAATATTATTTGGTGGATATTTTGCGTGATACTAGGGCTGAAATGGAGCGTGAGAAGATCGAAGCTCAGGCAAATGCCCAAGCAAATCATACTTTAGGTGACATTACCTTTGAAAATATGACGATGGTAGGGCAGTTAAAAGCAGTAGAGTCTGTCATAGATAAAGAAATTCGCCCAATGCTTGAGATGGATGGCGGAAATTTAGAAATTTTAGATATCAGAAATGATAACGGAGAAAATACTGATATTTATATCCGCTATCTTGGTGCTTGCTCAGGCTGTGCAAGTGGCTCAACTGGTACTCTTTATGCGATTGAAAATGTCTTACAAGAGAGCTTAAGCCCAAAAATTAGGGTAATGCCTATTTGA